A part of Leishmania panamensis strain MHOM/PA/94/PSC-1 chromosome 34 sequence genomic DNA contains:
- a CDS encoding mitochondrial processing peptidase, beta subunit, putative (TriTrypDB/GeneDB-style sysID: LpmP.34.1250), whose translation MSVSFSTLVQRARPASNHATSAAFRDVLSKIPPTNVSTLGNGVRVACEENPLSKLATVGVWMDAGSRYEPAAYAGTARVLEKCGFLGTTNQTGEQIAKAVDELGGQLEVNVGREHTYLYMKVTKENTDRAVGLLADVARNARMGDADIVKARAMVLQDQQLFEERPDDIVMDNLHRCAFDSTPYGVGTPLYGTEEGVKKVTADQMRDYRASTLAANRLVVVGSGGVDHTVLEKAAKSYFGDLSKAPEKACMVMPESRYVGGEYRLWNLRYKTVNVAWAFETCGAACEDNIPLALACEIPGSFHRSQHELGQHAMHRVLKTFSSLDHSTPTNTHFNEKSIETANPFLQSYKDVGLCGMYVVGRQAMGGPGDGGVIVEVLQYTIAEWCRIAQKMLHDNELAQAKVNMKAQLLFNMDGSANSAKDIGRQVLHYGRRVPLTEMYDRIDDTTGTNIQEVLQHYFYGRKPVYSYLGYISAIPNYDWTQHWTYKYWY comes from the coding sequence ATGTCGGTTAGCTTTTCCACCTTggtgcagcgcgctcgcCCGGCGTCGAACCACGCGACCTCGGCTGCGTTTCGCGATGTCCTCAGCAAGATACCGCCCACCAATGTCTCGACGCTTGGTAACGGCGTGCGCGTCGCGTGCGAGGAGAATCCGCTATCCAAGCTCGCCACCGTCGGTGTATGGATGGATGCTGGGTCCCGCTACGAGCCAGCTGCCTACGCCGGTACGGCCCGCGTACTGGAGAAGTGCGGCTTCCTCGGCACGACGAACCAGACAGGTGAGCAGATCGCGAAGGCTGTCGACGAACTTGGTGGCCAGCTAGAGGTAAACGTGGGCCGCGAGCATACCTACCTGTACATGAAGGTCACCAAGGAGAACACTGACCGCGCTGTGGGTCTGCTGGCTGACGTGGCGCGCAACGCTCGCATGGGGGATGCCGACATCGTGAAGGCACGCGCTATGGTGCTCCAGGATCAGCAGCTGTTTGAGGAGCGCCCGGACGATATTGTCATGGACAacctgcaccgctgcgccttcGACAGCACCCCGTACGGCGTGGGTACTCCGCTCTACGGCACCGAGGAAGGCGTGAAGAAGGTGACGGCCGATCAGATGCGTGACTACCGCGCCAGCACCCTCGCCGCCAaccgcctcgtcgtcgtgggcagcggtggtgtcgaTCACACCGTCCTGGAGAAGGCTGCCAAGAGCTACTTTGGCGACCTCTCCAAGGCGCCTGAGAAGGCCTGCATGGTGATGCCAGAGTCCCGCTACGTCGGTGGTGAGTACCGCCTGTGGAATCTGCGCTACAAGACAGTGAACGTGGCCTGGGCCTTCGAgacctgcggcgctgcgtgtgAGGACAATATCCCGCTCGCCCTCGCCTGCGAGATCCCGGGCTCCTTCCACCGTTCCCAGCACGAGCTCGGCCAGCACGCCATGCATCGCGTGCTGAAGACCTTCTCCTCGCTCGATCACTCCACCCCGACTAACACCCACTTCAACGAGAAGTCCATCGAGACGGCGAACCCGTTCCTACAGAGCTACAAGGACGTTGGCCTGTGCGGCATGTACGTGGTGGGTCGTCAGGCGATGGGTGGGCCAGGCGACGGTGGTGTGattgtggaggtgctgcagtacACGATCGCGGAGTGGTGCCGTATTGCGCAGAAGATGCTGCACGACAACGAGCTCGCGCAGGCGAAAGTGAACAtgaaggcgcagctgctcttcaaCATGGACGGTAGCGCTAACTCCGCCAAGGACATTGGCCGCCAGGTGCTGCACTACGGCCGCCGCGTGCCGCTGACGGAGATGTACGACCGCATCGATGACACCACCGGCACCAACATCCAGGAGGTCCTCCAGCACTACTTCTACGGCCGCAAGCCCGTGTACAGCTACCTCGGCTACATCTCGGCCATTCCTAACTACGACTGGACGCAGCACTGGACGTACAAGTACTGGTATTAG
- a CDS encoding hypothetical protein (TriTrypDB/GeneDB-style sysID: LpmP.34.1240): protein MQRCRLLAASWKTKVDPKNPRRIVQLPNRIPCMVPLEAGTKYYWCSCGLSKKQPFCDGAHRAYNEEHKTDLKPKEFTVDTSKKYLLCRCKHTDNSPYCDLSHVGVLFRTIVGIEKIPGDK from the coding sequence atgcagcgctgccgtctcttAGCCGCCTCGTGGAAGACAAAGGTGGACCCCAAGAACCCTCGGCGTATCGTGCAGCTGCCGAACCGAATCCCCTGCATGGTGCCATTGGAGGCTGGAACGAAGTACTACTGGTGCTCGTGCGGGCTGAGCAAGAAGCAGCCCTTCTGCGACGGTGCCCACCGCGCGTACAATGAGGAGCACAAGACGGACTTGAAGCCGAAGGAGTTTACGGTTGACACCTCCAAGAAGTACTTGTTGTGCCGCTGCAAGCACACGGACAACAGCCCGTATTGCGACTTATCGCACGTTGGTGTGCTCTTCCGGACGATAGTGGGTATCGAGAAGATTCCGGGTGACAAGTAG